In the genome of Osmerus mordax isolate fOsmMor3 chromosome 10, fOsmMor3.pri, whole genome shotgun sequence, the window AGAGTGAGAAAGCGAGGGAAAGAGGAACACACTGGGAGAAAGATAGATAGGGCAAGAGAAAGgacaataaagagaaaaagagagtgtaagaaagagacagtgggaggcagggagagaaagagagagagtggcagagagaaagagagcgagggaggcagggagtgaaagggagagtggcagagagaaagagagcgagggaggcagggtagagggagagatgagggccaGGGTGCAGAGACGCCGGCCCATGTTGTGCTGGGTAGCCTGTCTCTGTAGATTAGAGAGACTGAGCTTCATTTTAGTGTGGCCCAGAGATGTCCCTTCAGCCTCACTCACCCTCGTTACACACAGGGAAGCCtgcgtctacacacacacaggcacacccacacacacaggcacacacacaggcgtaccaacatgcacacacacacaggcatacccacatgcacacacacacaggcatacacacatatacacacacacaccttggtccTTGACCAAACTCTCCAACTCCTCAAACATCCCCTCGTGCCAGCGTGTGATATCCATGTGCAGGGAGTAGTCGCAGCACGACCTCTTGTCAGCGATATCCCTACACTGGTCGTAGGCCACCAGCAGGCTGGAGCCTGGCTCAGGCTGCACGTGATCGactagaggacaggagagaggagaggacacaaTCCGGTCAAGCACACTAATGATCGAGTTAGTACATTGATGCGAACTCGGTCGAACCACCGGTCAAGCAACCCCAAAGCTCAAGTACACTATGGTCACCCACACAGTCCTAGAACACCCATAAGGTTGGATGCTGGGACGAGGCTGATGGCTAGGTTTTATCACAAGGTCAGGGCTCTGTAGGGTCTTACGGATCATGGTGGTGCCTCCGGCCAGGGCTGCCTTGGTGCCGTGGTAGAAGTCGTCCGCGGGGCTCATGCCCAGGTGTGGAGCCTGCAGTCTGGTGTTGGCATCGATGCCACCAGGGATGACGATGTGTCCGTAGGCATCGACCGTCTTCACGCCCCCAGGGACAATCAGGTTCTCTCCTATCTGCCTGTGGAACCACCGCTGTGTTACAGTCTGTAGTAATTGCTGTCTTATATTTTATTAGAGCTGCCGTATTTGTGTCTATTGCAACTACTGTTATAGAGTCTATTACAACTGCTGTATTAAAGTATATTGCAACTGTTGTATTATAGTATATTACAACTCATGTATAGTATATTAAAACTGACATATTAGAGTCTATTACAACTGTTGTATTAGAGTCTATTACAACAGCTGTATTCTTGTATGTATGCGAAGGTAAACACCAGGTGTAGCGTGATTGGAGAGTGAAACAAGGGCGACGCCTACTTGATGACACCGTCCTCCACATAGATGTCAGCGTAGAAGGACTGGTCGTCGTTGACGATCTTGCCTCCTTTAATGATGAGGCGATCGttctggagacagaggggggggcgaggggggggacagagttGGACTGAGTTAGGaagggtggagcaggggagaggagaggctgttgtcatggagatCGACAGCTAGGCTGATCCCCTTGGTGGCGAGTGATTcctgggcggggggggagggagtgtccGTATGAGGTCACATGATCATGAAGATGTGTAGTGTTAATAAAGAGACACACTGCAAAGACAAGAGGCTGTTGACGATGCAGTAAAACACCCGTTTGCTCCATCAGAGGAGTATAGGCTCTCTCCTGGACTCGCTGCGGACAGCGCAAGATGCTGAGTCCTTAAAAGGCCGTGGTCCTGCGGCAGGGCTGTGCTGTGGTTCCTGAGGCCAtgctgagaggatgagaggatgatggGTTAAGATGCGAGGAGGAGCGACAGACGCCCACGGaagagggagaacaggaggaaTGTGGTCGGACAGTTTTTggaagctgggggggggggtgggtgggtgatgtGATGGGCTACAGGGGGGGCTCTAAAGCATGGGTGAAGCTTAGCTTAGCTCTGTCTGCACACTGTGCAACAGCAGGATTTCTGGGGGTTTGCTCACTTTGTAACAAAGTATTCTGGAGAACAATTTTAAGTGGACATGTCTGGATTTGAAATTCAACGATTTAAAACGTCCAGAGATTCATTAAATTACATTGCACATCATTATAGTTCTTTCATTGGTTAAAGATGGGGTTAGGCCTTTTCATCAACGTAGGTCGGATGTGGTTTCGGTAGTGCACGGTAATAGGCCTATATACCCCGGTCCTACGAACAAAGAGAGAATTATTCCGGGAGAGAAGAAAGTGGGTCACCCGGGTAGATGAGCGGGGCAGGCCACTGtgccaaattgagcggaagggAATCGGTTCACGAGCCTCACCGTGATAACTACGCCCAGTCCCCGGGCAAGACACTACTGTACTCCGCTTGGCTGGACCGGCGCGTCTGCGAGACTAGCCAAGCCCTTAATAGCCGGCACGGCCCCGTGCTGCCTGTCTAGGCCACGAGATACTCAGACGCTGGAGGAGTAGcgctgtgtgtgctgctgtctcTGCGTCGCTCAGACTCAATAGAGGCGTGTCATTGTAATAGCCTCCGACTACAGTTTGCACTATGTTAGACTAGCATATATGCTAAAAGaggttttaaaaaaaaaagcattccaTTCAAATGACTATGACTGACGAGCCGCTGAACGAACAATGCTCTTTTAGGAGTGCCGCCATGATCAGTTGCAATAGCCTATTCGATATAGGGACAAAAGATTCCGCCAGAGATGTTTGATAATTCACTCCATTTGCACTACCACTGAAACCTCTAAATCATACATGAGCTGTTGCACGGTTACCTACCGACAATCGAGGGATGCTTTTCTTGCCTTGGAAAGACATGCCGGCCGGTGCGCGGAACCTGTGATTTCCAACGTTAGAGCCACGAGATTGAATGGCTACCCGGTATCGCGTGTGCACTGCTGGTGGTGGGATTTACGGCTAACGTCAAACGTCTCTCACAGTATTGCGAACTCAGCTCGAGAGCAACAGACAACGTTACCGTATTCTCCGTTTATTTTGGATGCGCTGTGCCACCAGTCCTCGCGCTTActgagccccctccctcccgttGTGTCTCCCCGCTGACCATCTGCCTCATTAATATTCTACATGAGTCCCGGGGGCGAGGCGGGACCGACTCAAAAGGCTGGGCTCTCAACACTGATTTGATAGTAGCCCGCACCATCCACGCCGGAGGGAGACTCAGCCGTATTGTTTGGACTCTAGAGGGTGAATACACTCTTTAATCCTCTTCTTTGTTGTCAAAGCTTCAGCCTCGGGTGttaaaataaatcaataacATTCAATATGAGTTTATTCCCCCAAAACGTCATTATCTGACGGGCTGTAAATGTCTACTTTATTAGAATATACAaagttttaataaaaaaatgaaaacacaatCTTTCATCATATGCAATTTACCTCTCGCTTGCCATTGTGGGTGCGGTTGTGTCCAGTGGGATAAACGATGGTCTGGCCCCGGGAACACGAGCCGGCGTCGAACCGGGATGCTCGACTCGGTTTCTCGCTGACTGACGAGAAGTTGCTCACGCTGCTGGTGTCGCTGAAAGTGTCCGAGTGGCACCTGTCCTCCTGGCGAGTCCGGACATGCCGTCTCTGGGTGTTTGGGCTGAACGACTCGAAATTTAATGTTTTGTTCTCGTAGGCGCCCTCCACGTTACAGAACATTCCACCGAACTTGACTCTGGGCTTTGGACTATCGGTCCCCAGTTTGGACAGCAAAGAACCCTCGTCATCATCACGGGGCATCAGTCTCCTCTCTGCCATCGCCAGACGTTCTTCTTTTAGAGGACAGTGAGAAATGTagaaatgtataaaaaaatacCCTAAATCGAACCTAAGAAGCACTATCGTACCCTCAGACTGAGTTAATCTCCGTGGTGGCAGCTCTCCAAACCAAGTCGACCTCGGTCTTCAGTCGAGGACAGTTCTGTGAACGGGAGCTGTCCAgtggggcgtggtgctgaaaccTTCACATGACTTCGCAAAGGGAGAGGGaccggagagagacaggggcccGGGGGCTGGCTGGGTGCACGTTGGCATGAAATGTGCTTCCTTCAGTCACTATCACAAGATTGaactaccccacccccaccctgacaGTAGGTCTTCACTCCTGACTAGACTGGTGCGATTTGTGCCCATTTCACTGGTGAAACTTTCACTTTTCTCTAGTGGGAAATCCTCAGAAAGGCTTTGTGTATAGATTTAGTGTATAAAACCTTAGATGTGTAGGATGTAGGGTACATTGTAGTGTAGTAGCATGTAGTTCCCTAGTATGTAGGGTACATTGTAGTGTAGTAGCATGCAGTGCCCTAGGATGTAGGGTACATTGTTGTGTAGTAGCATGTAGGGCCCTAGGATGTAGGGTACATTGTCGTGTAGTAGCATGTAGGGCCCTAGGATGTAGGGTACATTGTCGTGTAGTAGCATTTAGTGCCCTAGGAAGTATAATCTATCTAACCCTCCCCAACCCTTCTGAAGTATACACTTTGGCTGGGTTCCAAACTGGTACTTCCAACAAGTAAACAAAGAGACAGGCTGACATGTCTGGCTGGCGAAAACATCCCGTCACACCCACCACATCCTCACCCAGCAGTGCAGGCCTGTCTCCAGGGCCTGGATCTGGACACGGCCACAAGCAACCAGCCTTCCACAAACCAGGCGTGTTCACATGCACCCATGAACACACATCATATCTATTTCCAACGTGTCACGCATGACCGGCGCGCGCTGCGCTAACACACTTCGCCCTCCGGCGGCCGGCACAAAAAGCACAAGGCGACGAAAAGAAAGAATGATCAATCCTCCGCATGTCTCTTCTGAGAACATTTATTCCAAATATTGCCCCTTTGCATCAAAAAGACGAGTGTAAAGCCAGAGTCGGCGGCTGTGTGGGGTTGAGAAACAGTCGGGAGCTGGTGGTTCCTGCAGCCTGGCCACAGCCTGGCCAGCCAGAGTCAACAccagggggagatggggcaGCGGGAGatagggggttagggttagggtagtgtGTCACAGCCCGGGCAGCCAGAGTTAGCACCagcgggtgagagagaggggcggggggacaTGGGgcttcaggggggggggggggggggggaagagggctgtgaggagagggggagtgagagactgagagcgaaggagagactgagagagaagggaaatgctgagagggagggagagattgagagagaagggaaatgcagagagggagggagagattgagagagaagggaaatgctgagagggagggagagattgagagggagggagaaaagtgaCAAAGACAGaagtgaagaagaagaagaagggaggagggagggagggagggagcgggaaaggctggagaaggagggaggaagcggACGCCTGCTGTCAGGGAAGGGGATCggcaggacggagggagggagggagagggggaagagaggaagggaggggaaacGTCTATCTCTCAGTTCGTCATGCTTCCACAGGGAAGCAGAGCACCACCTGCTCAGCAGGGAAAACGGAGAAAAAAACACTTTGATGTCCTGAACGTCCACGGAAGTCTTCCACAGACAGAcgcgacacacacgcacacgcacgcacacgcacacaccactccAACACAGGCCGGGCAGAGGTCACAGAGGTCACACTGTGGTAGAAACACAGTCCACAGTcttggaggaaaaaaaacacacacatcagcccgCTCCAGCGGGCGGCCACCATCGCTGGTCGTCCTGGCGATGGCTGGCAGAAtagtgatgtcacatcctgtctTCTGGGAGGAAGTGTCGAGACATCTCTGGAGAGCTGTGGATGACAGTGAGAGGGATATGGCTGGTTACACCTTCAGAGAAAGTACTGGAAGGTATCTAGGCTGACAGGCCCTAAACCCACCCACCTGACAGGAACTCACAAGGACAGCTACGACCACAGGATAAAAgctagagagaaaaatagaaataaaaataaaaactgaaccgagacagaaacaaaaaagaaatgatgagagagagaaagagaaaaaaaacggtCAAAGGGCTGAGCGATTTCATCAGGATTGCGTTCAGATCAAGCACAATTGCTTTCGGTTCACATCGCAGCACTGTAGAGACTTTAACATCTCGTCTGTGTCACACTGCCTGGAAACTGTGTTCTGTCAGGATgtaccttctcctccagctctttgaTCTGTCGCTTCTGTGCTTCGATCCATTCCTCTAACTCTTTGATTCTCTGTAAGGATCAGCACATATTAAATTAGTCCATTGAAGAGACATACACCGagaggataagagcgtctgctaaatgagatcTACAAAGAATGctaaagagtgacagagagctaaagagagagagagatacagacacacagagcgatagaggagaaagaaagagagatatgagagagacggagaaagagagagagaaagagccacacacacagcaggagagagagagagacacagagagagacagagagagagagagacagagctaaATCATCGACAGCGGCCAGGCtccagacaggtaggcagccaTGGAGGCTGCGTGATCCAGACCAGGACCCACCTGCTGGGCGTGCTGCAGCAGGTCCATGCGCTCCCGGAGGATCTGGGAGTCCTTCTCGCGCAGCTCGCTCAGCACCTGCCTCTTCCACTGCTCCACGGCCCCGCGcagaccctccctctcctcctccgacaGGCCCGCGGCCAGCTTGGCCCCCGCGTCATGCTGCAGGGCGTCAAACAGCATGGCCTCCAGCTCCAGGATCCTCTGGGAGGGgacggaggggtgggggggggggggaaggatggagaggaaggggaggggagggaggggagaggagggggagggaaggagatgatggatggagggatggaaggagggagggaggaaggaagaatgggatggaagaggagggagggagaagaggaaggggaagaaggatggggaggaagaggaggggggggaaagaggaaggggaagaaggatggggaggaagaggagggagggagaagaggaaggggaagaaggatggggaggaagaggagggagggaaaagaggaaggggaagaaggATGGGGACgaagaggaaggagaatggGAGGATGgggaaaaaggaggagagaggaaaaggaggagggcaATAGGGAGGAAGTGGGGTGGAATAAGAATGCATCAAGAAAGAGGAAAGGATTGGTACAGAAggtggaaggaggaagagaggatgaggaatgAGTGGGTGGCAAAAAGTCCAGTTACTTCGTATTGCCACCAGAGGGCAGAAATATTCTGTCCAGCTGGATTTTAAATTGATTTTTTATGTCGTCAAAGCTCCTCTTGAGTAATCAGGctcaggggtcaagggtcaggagtCAAGGGTTGGGGGTCACACCTTATGAGCTTGATCCATCGACTGTTTCCTGTAGTCCAGTTCCTCATCCAAGTAGCCTTTCTGCTTACTAAATAGATGCtggtgaagacacacacacacatactacggTTATGTCTGGGTTATGTGACCTCTACTGGCTGTGTAATACAGATCAGGAGACTGCACAAGAGCTCAGCCACATAAAGGAAGTAGCAACACCAACAGGAAGTAAACACATGCTGTAGGAAGTCAACAGCCAGATTACCTTCTCACTTTCAATGTCCAGCATTTTCTGTTGCAAAGCTGACTTGGTGACTTCTATAGACTCAAGCCACTGAAAGGAGGAGATATTTTATCGATAAGCCACTGAAAGGAGGAGATAGTTTATTTATAAGCCACTAAAAGGAGAAGATTTGTCGGTAAGTGTGTCGACAAGCAGGGACAGCGTGAGCCAAGGGGGAGGGTTGGCATGGTGACATGTTGCCGCGAGCTACCTTCTCAGCCAGGGTCAGCACGGTCCTGGCGTGGATCACCACCACTTGCTCGTCATTGGTCAGGTTCTGGTGCAAGGGCACATGGGAAAAGTACCAGAGTTCAggatcaaacacacactgaccactgaGGTTCCACATGGAACCATTTAGGAACCTGTAGATACATAAGGTTGTATTTGGAACCtcttaattgttttgttttttcaaccTGAACTCTAAGGTCTATCCGTAACCTTCAGTCAGAAGGATTCTTATGTGAGATGATTTGGTTCCTTTGACAGTCTTTTGAATCAGTGTGTCCACATGTACACATGTTAATACACATACGTCCACATACACGGTGCCACATGTACTTAGGAAAAGCAACATACACTTACGGCGTTATCCCCCAGAATGTCCAGCTTCTTCATCAGCTCAGAGATGATGatgtcctggaggaggaggggggaggagagggagggagggagggaggagggggggagagggggaggaggggggagaaagagagaggcggaggagggggggatagagtgaggaggaggtgagacaagGGTAGGGTAGTGGTGTAGAGTGTAGTGGTGTAGTATGCAGTGTGTAGTGGTCGAGTGTGCTGGGTGTAGTATGCAGTGTGTAGTGGTCTGGTGGTCTAGTGTGCTGGGTGTAGTATGCAGTGTGTAGTGGTCTGGTGGTCTAGTGTGCTGGGTGTAGTATGCAGTGTGTAGTGGTCTGGTGGTCTAGTGTGCTGGATGCAGCTCTGGACTCACATGGACTCCCTCAGCCTCACAGTAGAGCTGCAGAGGACTGAGGCCTTCAGGAAAGTGGATCTGCTGGAAACTGATGCCCGGAGacctgcgctctctctcctgcagaacacacaccaccgtcactacacacactcacacactgacttcAATACGCAcactgtgtgagggagggggggggggggtggggaggtgtgtgagggcgaGGGGTgtctgaagagtgtgtgtgtgtgtgtgtgaaggggagggagacGTCACTTCTAGTTCCAGGATGCGGAACTCTAAGAGTTCGTTCTGGTCTCTGGCGTCCTGGATGTCGTTCTTCAGCCGGGACTCCTCCGTCTCCATGTGCTTGACCTGCGCAACGTGGCAACAGTATCCATGGTTAAAGCGAAGGCTCTTACGGTATCCAATCAAATCGTCTTTGTGTTAGGAGATGCATTCACGCAGAGATCTACATTCCCAGAGATCTACATTCCTCACCTTCTCCACCAGTTCCTGGTTCCTCTGATACAAAGCCTGCTTCTCTTCGATCCATTTCACATCCTGCAGACACAACTTAgaatatttgacctgtgtttgtctgtgagctGTATGTACATgcggtttgtgtgtatgtttgtggtgtgtttgcctgtgtctgtgtgtttacgtgtgtgtgtttatgtgtgtgtttatgtgtgtgtgtgtgtgtggtctgaccaggccttgctgagagagagaacattccATGTCCTGTATCCTGGTTTGGTAGCGCAGCAGCTGTGCGTGGAGCTGTTCTCTGATCTGGGGAGTAGAGAGGAGACAtgatcagagacagacagacagataaacagacagacagataaacagacagacaggtcgtcACCTTCAGCTCCTTCTCGGCGTCGAAGGTTCCCCCGACTTGCTCCTGCAGTAGAGCGTAGGCCCTCTGCAGAGCCTGGTACTCCATGGTCAGCTGACGGAACCTCAGCTCGGTCTCCTCACGCACCAtaccctgcagcacacacacacacctttacacacacatacacacacacacacagacacatctcaCAGAGgaacgcacaggcacacacacacataaacagacgcacagacgcatgcgcacacaggcgcacgcgcacacataaaaacacatgcacatcaGCACCAGGGTTGAGGGGTTTGAGGGTGATGGAggcaggaggtcagaggtcagggggtcgtcttcctcacctcctcggGCTCGTCGTCTGGGGTGCAGGGGGTGTGGACAGAGACGGACGAGCCGTCAGAGTCCACAGACGCTTCCTCGTCATAACCGAAGAACGTCTCGATCACTGGCTGCTAGGAGACACACCCCAGGTCAGACACACCCCAGGTTAGACACACCCCTGGTTAGACACACCCCAGGTTAGACACACCCCTGGTTAGACACACCCCAGGTTAGACACACCCCAGGTCAGACACACCCCAGGTCAGACACACCCCAGGTTAGACACACCCCTGGTCAGACACACCCCTGGTCAGACACACCCCTGGTCAGACACACCCCAGGTCAGACACACCCCTGACTCTGTAGCACCTGTTCATATTAGTTGAATAGTTTCTTTCCACTATGTGTGTTTTCTACTGTCTTCTCTTCTGTTTCTACTGTGTTTCTGCTGGCTTTCTCCTGTGGTTCTGCTAGGTTTCTATTGGGGGTCTCCTGTGGTTTTAATGTAGTGTCCCTGTGTTTCTACAGCTTTGTACTGTGTTTCTACTGTGTGTCTACTGTGAGCTCCCACCTTACAGGCTCGGAAGCCTTTCTTCCTGCGGCCAGAGTCCTGCCGTCTGTACCTCAATAACATGTCTCTCTCCTGGAGCACAGCcgcacagagggaggaagaaaagaaggaagagaggaagaaagaaagaaagaaagaaagaaagggagggagccaCAAGGGAATATGTGGAATGACAAGAGGACACAAAGATAAGCTCATGAATATTCATCAATGCAGCAGTTCATATGCATTACATATACATAATTCAAGTCGAACTTTCCAGAGAGTGTGTTTCTGCACTGAGCATGGAGACAAAGAGATCCAACTTACAATGACACTTTTCACATAGCCAGCTGTTTCCAGTGCCTGGAAATCAATCACAAACACGGGGCATATCagatccacaaacacacaaaccatacaGCCCTGTATAACAGTAATGAACCTgacaagaagacagagagaaacaatcagtaacagagagagagtttgtctgGCAGTGAACAACTAAGACatcaagagagaggggaggagggggtgagagtgaaagagacagagagagatagaaagaaatagacaaagagagagtgacagaagagacatagagtgagagacagagagggggagagacagagaaagggagagacagacagaaagtgatcgacagagacagaaagggagcgagagagagggagagagagcaacagagacagagagagagagagagagagagagagaggaacagagacagagagagagaggaacagagagagagagagagagagagagagagagagagagagagagagagagagagagagagagagagagagatggtgatacCTTTGACAGGTCGTCGATGAtgttctgctgctccagcaCCTGCAGTCGGAGGAACtcgatctccctctcctcctggctctGGTCCAGGTCGTTCAGAGAGCTGGGTCTGCGAATGGTCCCAGCCTTCTCCCTCTGGAGGGGAAAGGGTTAAACATGGAATCACATGACCATCATTTGTCCAGGAATTGAATGGCTAAACATGTATAAACATGTCTACACAGTCAAGAGAGGAAAGGGTTAATCACAGAGAACATATCATTCAATCTGTCTATGTATTAAAGGGTTAAACAGGTATGCACTCAATCGGTCTGGGAATTAAAGGGTTAAATTTGTATAAACCTGTAATCTACCATGTAAAGAGATTAAAGGGTTAAACCCAAACATATAATCCAATCAGCCTCGATGAAAGGGTTGATAGTGTAGGGCCTCTACAATTTAACTTGTATTTTTCCCAGGTGGCAAAACTTTGTTTTGGTTCAGGCTGAGGGTtggtgggtcaggggtcaggggtcgtacCATCTCCATGTTCTCCTGGGTGACGAAGCGCAGCTTGTTCTCCATGCGGTGCAGGGCGTGAGCCAGCTCCTCATTCTTCCTGCTCAGTCTCTTGTTCTTGTCCAGCAGGGGCATGaactggctctctgtctctctcaggcgcttcagctgcacacacacacacacagacatgcacacacacactcacacacacacacacacacacacacacagacatgcacacacacatacatgtacacacacacacagacagacatgcacacacagacacacacacacagacatgcacacacagacaggcgcacacacacacacacacacacacacagagacatgcacacacacacacatagacatgcacacacacacacacagacatgcacacacacacacaaccggggTCAGAAAGGATTGACAGTGGCTCCAAGACTTAAGAAGGAACTGAAATATTCTGATTTTAGTTAGTCTAACTCAAGAGTCAGAGCAAGCTGGGGTAGAAGCATGGTCGCTCAAGGAAATGTTAAAGACCAGAAGGTGAttctgtggaggggggagagagttgtGAGGTGGAGTGGGTATTCTGTTGGCAGACAGGGAAGGCTGGCTTCGGATTAATGATACAGTGTAcctggggaagaagggaggtctTACTGTAACAGTGAAAATGCTGATGTGGggtttttccaaaacacattaCAGAATGTTCTAGAATCATGTGCTCATGACGAAGAGGTTGGGGAGGGCCTTGTAGTATGGAGTCTAAAAATGATATGTAGTAAAGAATACTGGACCTCGATATCTCTATCTCCTTTTGAATTTGTATGAATCTTTTGACTTTGTATTTTCTAACTCAACTTGAAATGAAATACTGAGCTAATGTGTGCCAGTCCTCTGAGTTTTTCACAACAGCAGGGTAATTCCTGTGGTCTATTGAAGTCATTAACCGAGGAATTAGGTGCAGTAAGAGGAAATAGTCCAAgtagaaaaaaacacaacaaaccttaatgtacacacacacacacacacacagacacagcagtccTCACCAGCTCGTTGCGTTCCTCAGACAGC includes:
- the jakmip3 gene encoding janus kinase and microtubule-interacting protein 3 isoform X10 — encoded protein: MSKKGPGGRGRSEKVDAMATLQSANEELRTKLTDIQIELQQEKTRVSRLEREKSQEVRHEQNRSTVAATELRAKLHEEKLKEVHAVRESLLRQHESELLRVIKVKDGEIVRLQGLVSALRDGASDKEKTALVLEAREEARRCYDGERSRMQQELLEMKGARRHMEEALAVALQADKTKAAEIRSVHHFHQEEITRIKKECEREIRRLMDEIKVKDRAVCVLDKALGLQAGHSQRLQLQKQAVEQQLAQLRDTDRGLQSPRAGQASAEHPNSPDQQLDEKDVRRFQLKIAELSAITRKLEDRNALLSEERNELLKRLRETESQFMPLLDKNKRLSRKNEELAHALHRMENKLRFVTQENMEMREKAGTIRRPSSLNDLDQSQEEREIEFLRLQVLEQQNIIDDLSKALETAGYVKSVIERDMLLRYRRQDSGRRKKGFRACKQPVIETFFGYDEEASVDSDGSSVSVHTPCTPDDEPEEGMVREETELRFRQLTMEYQALQRAYALLQEQVGGTFDAEKELKIREQLHAQLLRYQTRIQDMECSLSQQGLDVKWIEEKQALYQRNQELVEKVKHMETEESRLKNDIQDARDQNELLEFRILELEERERRSPGISFQQIHFPEGLSPLQLYCEAEGVHDIIISELMKKLDILGDNAVSNLTNDEQVVVIHARTVLTLAEKWLESIEVTKSALQQKMLDIESEKHLFSKQKGYLDEELDYRKQSMDQAHKRILELEAMLFDALQHDAGAKLAAGLSEEEREGLRGAVEQWKRQVLSELREKDSQILRERMDLLQHAQQRIKELEEWIEAQKRQIKELEEKFLFLFLFFSLAFILWS
- the jakmip3 gene encoding janus kinase and microtubule-interacting protein 3 isoform X7, whose product is MSKKGPGGRGRSEKVDAMATLQSANEELRTKLTDIQIELQQEKTRVSRLEREKSQEVRHEQNRSTVAATELRAKLHEEKLKEVHAVRESLLRQHESELLRVIKVKDGEIVRLQGLVSALRDGASDKEKTALVLEAREEARRCYDGERSRMQQELLEMKGARRHMEEALAVALQADKTKAAEIRSVHHFHQEEITRIKKECEREIRRLMDEIKVKDRAVCVLDKALGLQAGHSQRLQLQKQAVEQQLAQLRDTDRGLQSPRAGQASAEHPNSPDQQLDEKDVRRFQLKIAELSAITRKLEDRNALLSEERNELLKRLRETESQFMPLLDKNKRLSRKNEELAHALHRMENKLRFVTQENMEMREKAGTIRRPSSLNDLDQSQEEREIEFLRLQVLEQQNIIDDLSKALETAGYVKSVIERDMLLRYRRQDSGRRKKGFRACKQPVIETFFGYDEEASVDSDGSSVSVHTPCTPDDEPEEGMVREETELRFRQLTMEYQALQRAYALLQEQVGGTFDAEKELKIREQLHAQLLRYQTRIQDMECSLSQQGLDVKWIEEKQALYQRNQELVEKVKHMETEESRLKNDIQDARDQNELLEFRILELEERERRSPGISFQQIHFPEGLSPLQLYCEAEGVHDIIISELMKKLDILGDNANLTNDEQVVVIHARTVLTLAEKWLESIEVTKSALQQKMLDIESEKHLFSKQKGYLDEELDYRKQSMDQAHKRILELEAMLFDALQHDAGAKLAAGLSEEEREGLRGAVEQWKRQVLSELREKDSQILRERMDLLQHAQQRIKELEEWIEAQKRQIKELEEKFLFLFLFFSLAFILWS
- the jakmip3 gene encoding janus kinase and microtubule-interacting protein 3 isoform X11; amino-acid sequence: MSKKGPGGRGRSEKVDAMATLQSANEELRTKLTDIQIELQQEKTRVSRLEREKSQEVRHEQNRSTVAATELRAKLHEEKLKEVHAVRESLLRQHESELLRVIKVKDGEIVRLQGLVSALRDGASDKEKTALVLEAREEARRCYDGERSRMQQELLEMKGARRHMEEALAVALQADKTKAAEIRSVHHFHQEEITRIKKECEREIRRLMDEIKVKDRAVCVLDKALGLQAGHSQRLQLQKQAVEQQLAQLRDTDRGLQSPRAGQASAEHPNSPDQQLDEKDVRRFQLKIAELSAITRKLEDRNALLSEERNELLKRLRETESQFMPLLDKNKRLSRKNEELAHALHRMENKLRFVTQENMEMREKAGTIRRPSSLNDLDQSQEEREIEFLRLQVLEQQNIIDDLSKALETAGYVKSVIERDMLLRYRRQDSGRRKKGFRACKQPVIETFFGYDEEASVDSDGSSVSVHTPCTPDDEPEEGMVREETELRFRQLTMEYQALQRAYALLQEQVGGTFDAEKELKIREQLHAQLLRYQTRIQDMECSLSQQGLDVKWIEEKQALYQRNQELVEKVKHMETEESRLKNDIQDARDQNELLEFRILELEERERRSPGISFQQIHFPEGLSPLQLYCEAEGVHDIIISELMKKLDILGDNAVSNLTNDEQVVVIHARTVLTLAEKVARGNMSPCQPSPLAHAWLESIEVTKSALQQKMLDIESEKHLFSKQKGYLDEELDYRKQSMDQAHKHDAGAKLAAGLSEEEREGLRGAVEQWKRQVLSELREKDSQILRERMDLLQHAQQRIKELEEWIEAQKRQIKELEEKFLFLFLFFSLAFILWS